The following are from one region of the Aspergillus luchuensis IFO 4308 DNA, chromosome 4, nearly complete sequence genome:
- the ACO2 gene encoding aconitate hydratase ACO2 (COG:C;~EggNog:ENOG410PFVP;~InterPro:IPR001030,IPR018136,IPR015932,IPR036008, IPR015931,IPR006248,IPR015928,IPR000573;~PFAM:PF00694,PF00330;~go_function: GO:0003994 - aconitate hydratase activity [Evidence IEA];~go_function: GO:0051539 - 4 iron, 4 sulfur cluster binding [Evidence IEA];~go_process: GO:0006099 - tricarboxylic acid cycle [Evidence IEA]), whose translation MVRQLVWQRATASQRLAPKCLSPQRLFSRRGLATEASPAASSRLPPYPKIVQNLENVRRVLGQDRNLTLAEKILYAHLDNPEESLLTGTNNGRDIRGKANLKLKPDRVAMQDASAQMALLQFMSCGLPSTAVPASIHCDHMIVGERGADTDLPASIKGNSEVFDFLESAAKRYGIEFWPPGAGIIHQSVLENYAAPGLMMLGTDSHTPNAGGLGAIAIGVGGADAVDALVDAPWELKAPRVLGVRLEGKLNGWAAPKDIILHLAGKLTVRGGTGFIIEYHGPGLETLSCTGMATICNMGAEVGATTSVFPFSPNHVPYLQATHRADVARAASEIAGSGPRNLLRADGGAEYDQLITIDLSTLEPHINGPFTPDFSVPLSAFADTVREKQWPESLGAGLIGSCTNSSYEDMTRAENLVKQASAAGLQPKSDFFITPGSEQIRATLDRDQTLSTFSQAGGTVLANACGPCIGQWKRTDGVPKGEDNAILTSYNRNFPGRNDGNRRTMNFLASPELVTAMVYSGSTTFNPMTDSIITPSGEEFRFQPPTGYALPSDGFADGNPDFQPTAAVPDPSCEVIVSPTSDRLALLEPFAPFPKGDLSGLKVLYKVRGQCTTDTISAAGPWLKYKGHLPNISANTLIGAVNAATGETNVAYDEDGKQYSIPDLAAQWKANGVEWLVVAEENYGEGSAREHAALQPRYLGGRIIVAKSFARIHETNLKKQGVVPLTFENSADYDKIDACDQVATEGLYEVLQAGGQGSIQLRVTKRSGESLVIPVKHTLSPDQCAFVLAGSALNLLAQKANKKSA comes from the exons ATGGTGAGGCAGCTTGTTTGGCAGCGGGCCACCGCCTCTCAGAGG TTGGCCCCGAAGTGCCTCTCTCCGCAACGACTGTTCAGTCGCCGTGGCCTGGCCACGGAGGCTTCTCCGGCAGCCTCCTCCCGCTTGCCTCCCTACCCGAAGATCGTTCAAAACCTCGAAAACGTCCGTCGCGTGCTCGGTCAGGACCGCAACTTGACcctggcggagaagatcctcTATGCCCATCTGGACAACCCCGAGGAGTCCCTTCTGACCGGCACCAACAATGGCCGTGACATTCGCGGCAAGGCCAACTTGAAATTGAAGCCCGATCGCGTGGCGATGCAGGATGCGTCGGCCCAGATGGCACTTTTGCAGTTCATGTCTTGCGGTCTCCCCTCGACGGCCGTGCCCGCGAGTATCCACTGCGACCACATGATTGTTGGTGAGCGTGGTGCTGACACTGATCTGCCGGCATCCATCAAGGGTAACAGCGAGGTGTTTGACTTCCTGGAGAGTGCTGCCAAGCGCTATGGAATTGAGTTCTGGCCCCCTGGTGCCGGTATCATTCACCAGAGCGTTCTGGAGAACTACGCTGCCCCGGGTCTGATGATGCTGGGAACTGACAGTCACACCCCCAACGCCGGTGGTCTGggtgccattgccattggtgTCGGTGGTGCAGATGCTGTTGATGCGCTGGTTGACGCCCCTTGGGAGCTCAAGGCGCCCCGCGTCCTGGGTGTGCGTCTGGAGGGCAAGCTCAACGGCTGGGCTGCCCCCAAggacatcatcctccacttgGCCGGTAAGCTCACCGTCCGTGGTGGAACCGGCTTCATCATTGAGTACCACGGACCTGGTCTGGAGACCCTGAGCTGCACTGGTATGGCCACCATCTGTAACATGGGTGCCGAGGTGGGCGCGACGACCTCCGtgttccccttctcccccaacCACGTTCCCTACCTGCAGGCGACTCACCGGGCTGATGTTGCCCGTGCCGCCTCTGAGATCGCCGGTTCCGGTCCCAGGAACCTTCTCCGTGCCGATGGCGGTGCTGAGTATGACCAGCTGATCACCATCGACCTGTCGACGCTGGAGCCTCACATCAACGGTCCCTTCACCCCCGATTTCTCCGTTCCCTTGTCTGCTTTCGCCGACACCGTTCGTGAGAAGCAATGGCCCGAGTCCCTTGGTGCGGGTCTGATTGGTAGCTGCACAAACAGTTCCTACGAGGACATGACCCGTGCGGAGAACCTGGTCAAGCAGGCCTCTGCCGCCGGTCTTCAGCCCAAgtccgacttcttcatcacccCCGGTAGTGAGCAGATTCGCGCCACCCTGGACCGCGATCAGACTCTGTCGACCTTCTCCCAGGCTGGCGGTACCGTCCTGGCCAACGCCTGCGGTCCCTGCATTGGTCAGTGGAAGCGCACAGACGGTGTCCCCAAGGGCGAGGACAACGCCATCCTTACCTCCTACAACCGTAACTTCCCCGGTCGTAACGACGGCAACCGGAGAACCATGAACTTCCTGGCCTCCCCTGAGCTCGTCACCGCCATGGTTTACTCTGGAAGCACCACCTTCAACCCCATGACCGACAGCATTATCACCCCCAGCGGTGAGGAGTTCCGCTTCCAGCCTCCCACCGGCTACGCTCTTCCCAGTGACGGCTTTGCCGACGGTAACCCTGACTTCCAGCCCACTGCCGCTGTGCCCGACCCGTCCTGTGAGGTGATTGTCTCCCCCACCTCGGATCGTCTGGCCCTTCTGGAGCCCTTCGCTCCCTTCCCCAAGGGCGACCTCTCCGGCCTTAAGGTTCTGTACAAGGTCCGTGGTCAGTGCACGACTGACACCATCTCGGCGGCTGGTCCGTGGTTGAAGTACAAGGGTCACCTGCCCAACATCTCCGCCAACACCCTGATCGGTGCCGTCAACGCCGCCACCGGTGAGACCAACGTTGCCTACGACGAGGACGGCAAGCAGTACTCCATTCCGGACCTGGCCGCCCAGTGGAAGGCTAACGGTGTTGAGTGGCTGGTCGTGGCTGAGGAGAACTACGGTGAGGGTAGTGCACGTGAGCACGCTGCCCTGCAGCCCCGTTACCTGGGTGGACGCATCATCGTGGCCAAGAGCTTTGCCCGTATCCACGAGACAAacctgaagaagcagggTGTCGTTCCCTTGACTTTCGAGAACTCTGCCGACTATGACAAGATTGATGCTTGTGACCAGGTGGCCACCGAGGGACTGTATGAGGTCTTGCAGGCTGGTGGACAGGGCTCCATCCAGCTGCGGGTGACCAAGCGCAGCGGCGAGTCGCTGGTGATCCCCGTCAAGCACACTCTCAGTCCGGACCAGTGTGCTTTTGTCCTGGCCGGTAGTGCGTTGAACTTGCTGGCTCAGAAGGCCAACAAGAAAAGTGCTTGA
- a CDS encoding uncharacterized protein (COG:S;~EggNog:ENOG410PHP8;~InterPro:IPR027450,IPR032852;~PFAM:PF13532;~go_process: GO:0006281 - DNA repair [Evidence IEA]): MSPKRPIRATATSKPQPQPVTSGRITRPRKSRPTKTTTFTRISNPTAHTHSHPHPERQEQETEGQPPAWAENRPELCDALPWFRSVQGGVYHNGNICWGFLIDADCGIRSYLDDEVVITRVGGGCTKDANGDLVLIKDQDGDSAAMSSILTSMELNVPVGIVIGNRNTLLNRSLPHRYNVMAYFRITHVWYERIGRRTGAKVRFEKMDLGSKSWWAAKHSPSPLERNKRNYAMQAEQARCGACNQYSVRIYDQGWMCLQPSCKLFWTISGSSSAPADLIFHEKFLKSRLPQDPTIQPHYSLVPDLLSTLKDADSDALSKRITWKGIICPLCRRCISRRFWWGWRCADDDAVRDRDGEWKCPFEHILPIRPIALRWVIDDMEMSPIKRALSWDAKFMVPEVDDVSLYPYRKLTYTIPGVGSIMHLVANREINTRRNGPDKLFEQLQCEELGLRRYPLAQSVVAGTLTAHFAVNYGMPYKYVVSVSSKSFKEACPPILRAMGRLTWASKQAHLAAGDTFLPPNEMLLLGYLEDMRIGYHDDGESSLGPTISTLSLGAKSTMLVRMKYKYYHGYSRAKKLLEEDPVLPGCKNYLRRRELKAGLLSGSIDREGYDELRREGLLSMKKGGTGGGGEATPCIKMEVNHGDLVVMTGEGLQKFFEHSVIPDKRLRFALTARYIKPEFVGVEEMEKGRLDLGREWAYDGK; encoded by the exons ATGAGCCCCAAAAGACCCATTAGGGCAACAGCGACAAgcaaaccccaaccccaacccgtAACCTCAGGACGCATTACACGACCCCGAAAGTCTCGGCCTACAAAGACCACTACTTTCACCCGTATATCCAATCCTACAGCGCATACCCACTCACACCCTCACCCGGAGcgccaagaacaagaaacagaaggCCAACCCCCAGCCTGGGCCGAG AACAGACCCGAACTCTGCGATGCCCTGCCCTGGTTCCGCTCCGTGCAAGGCGGAGTCTATCATAACGGGAACATATGCTGGGGGTTCCTGATCGATGCGGACTGTGGGATACGGTCgtatttggatgatgaggtggttATTACTCGTGT CGGAGGCGGCTGCACCAAAGATGCAAACGGGGACCTAGTGCTCATCAAGGACCAGGATGGCGATAGTGCGGCGATGAGCAGTATACTGACTAGTATGGAGTTAAATGTTCCGGTGGGGATTGTGATTG GAAACCGCAACACTCTTCTAAACAGATCCCTCCCGCACCGATACAATGTCATGGCGTATTTCCGGATCACGCACGTGTGGTACGAACGCATCGGTAGAAGAACGGGTGCAAAGGTCCGGTTCGAGAAGATGGATCTGGGTAGTAAGAGCTGGTGGGCTGCGAAGcattccccctctcccttggAGAGAAATAAGAGGAATTATGCAATGCAGGCAGAGCAGGCCCGCTGCGGAGCGTGCAATCAATATAGCGTACGCATATACGATCAAGGTTGGATGTGTCTGCAGCCATCTTGTAAACTCTTCTGGACGATCAGTGGCTCGTCTTCAGCACCAGCGGATCTCATCTTCCACGAGAAATTCCTCAAATCCCGTCTCCCTCAGGACCCAACTATCCAGCCACATTACAGCCTCGTGCCGGACTTACTTTCCACATTGAAAGATGCTGATAGCGATGCGTTGTCGAAGAGAATTACTTGGAAAGGGATTATATGTCCCCTCTGCAGGCGGTGCATTTCCCGGCGGTTTTGGTGGGGATGGCGAtgcgccgatgatgatgccgtCAGGGACAGGGACGGGGAGTGGAAGTGTCCCTTTGAGCACATTCTACCCATACGACCTATCGCTCTCCGATGGGTAATAGATGACATGGAAATGAGCCCCATTAAGCGTGCGCTTAGCTGGGACGCGAAGTTCATGGTTCCGGAGGTTGACGATGTATCTCTCTATCCGTATAGAAAGCTCACGTATACTATTCCCGGGGTGGGGAGTATCATGCATTTAGTTGCGAATCGCGAGATAAATACCCGGCGTAATGGGCCGGATAAGTTATTTGAACAGTTGCAGTGCGAggagttggggttgaggaggtatCCGTTGGCGCAGAGTGTGG TTGCCGGGACATTGACTGCTCATTTCGCTGTTAATTAT GGTATGCCATACAAATACGTCGTCTCCGTCTCCTCAAAATCCTTCAAGGAAGCCTGTCCCCCAATTTTGCGGGCCATGGGCCGCCTAACCTGGGCCAGCAAGCAAGCCCATCTCGCCGCTGGGGATACCTTCCTTCCGCCAAACGAAATGCTCCTGTTGGGGTATCTGGAGGATATGAGAATCGGG TACCACGACGACGGCGAATCCTCCCTCGGACCAACGatctccaccctctcttTAGGCGCAAAATCCACCATGCTCGTGCGCATGAAATACAAATACTACCATGGCTACAGCAGAGCGAAGAAACTCCTCGAAGAGGATCCGGTCTTGCCTGGATGCAAGAATTATCTCCGGCGGAGGGAGCTCAAGGCCGGGTTGCTGAGTGGGAGTATTGATCGCGAGGGGTATGATGAGCTGAGGCGTGAGGGACTGTTGAGTATGAAGAAAGGTGGTactggtgggggaggggaggcgaCGCCGTGTATTAAGATGGAGGTGAATCATGGAGATCTGGTGGTTATGACtggggaggggttgcagAAGTTTTTTGAG CATTCGGTTATTCCGGATAAGAGATTGAGGTTTGCGTTGACGGCGAGGTATATTAAGCCGGAATTTGTGGGGGTCGAGGAGATGGAAAAGGGGAGGTTGGacttggggagggagtgggctTATGATGGGAAGTAG
- a CDS encoding D-mandelate dehydrogenase-like dehydrogenase (COG:C;~EggNog:ENOG410PFMM;~InterPro:IPR006140,IPR036291,IPR006139,IPR029753, IPR029752;~PFAM:PF00389,PF02826;~go_function: GO:0016616 - oxidoreductase activity, acting on the CH-OH group of donors, NAD or NADP as acceptor [Evidence IEA];~go_function: GO:0051287 - NAD binding [Evidence IEA];~go_process: GO:0055114 - oxidation-reduction process [Evidence IEA]): MPAALLIGAITHSIPEWNDLSSILTLKEFPSGTREDFIRNCRDGQYDDVVAIYRSNTSTKFTGPFDAELVSVLPSSLKYIAHNGAGYDNIDVAACTKKGIAVSSTPVAVNNATADVAIFLMIGALRQAYIPVSSLREGKFLGQTGLGHDPQNKVLGILGMGGIGREVARRARAFGMTIQYHNRSRLSPELEDGATYVSFDELLANADVLSLNLALNASTRHIIGKSEFQKMKDGVIIVNTARGALIDEKALVEALESGKVWSAGLDVYENEPAIEPGLVNNPRVMLLPHIGTMTYETQREMELLVLNNLRSGVGTGKMITLVPEQKDVFGK, translated from the exons atgccCGCCGCATTGCTGATCGGTGCCATcacccattccatccccgAATGGAATGATCTCTCCTCTATTCTGACCCTGAAGGAATTCCCCTCCGGAACTCGTGAGGACTTTATCCGCAACTGTCGCGACGGCCAGTACGACGATGTTGTCGCCATCTATCGCTCCAATACTTCTACGAAG TTCACCGGCCCTTTCGACGCAGAACTAGTTTCCGTCCTGCCTTCCTCACTCAAGTACATCGCCCACAATGGCGCAGGCTACGATAACATCGATGTCGCGGCTTGCACAAAGAAAG GAATCGCTGTCTCTAGCACTCCCGTTGCAGTCAACAACGCCACCGCCGACGTGGCCATCTTCCTAATGATCGGCGCATTGCGACAGGCATACATTCCCGTCTCGTCGCTCCGCGAAG GAAAGTTTCTCGGCCAAACTGGCCTCGGACATGATCCCCAGAACAAGGTGCTTGGAATTCTCGGCATGGGAGGAATCGGCCGT GAGGTGGCTCGTCGTGCGCGTGCCTTCGGAATGACCATCCAGTACCATAACCGGTCGCGTCTGTCCCCGGAACTCGAGGACGGAGCGACCTACGTCTCGTTTGATGAGCTGCTCGCCAATGCTGATGTGTTGAGTTTGAACCTGGCGCTCAACGCGTCCACTCGTCACATTATCGGCAAGTCGGAGTttcagaagatgaaggatggagTCATCATTGTCAACACGGCGCGTGGAGCGCTGATTGATGAGAAGGCCTTGGTTGAGGCGCTGGAGTCGGGCAAG GTATGGTCGGCTGGACTGGATGTCTACGAGAATGAACCCGCCATTGAGCCGGGGTTGGTGAACAACCCCCGGGTCATGCTGCTGCCGCATATTGGTACCATGACTTATGAGACGCAACGAGAGATGGAGTTGCTCGTGTTGAATAACCTGCGCTCCGGCGTAGGAACGGGGAAGATGATCACTTTGGTACCGGAACAGAAGGATGTGTTTGGGAAATAG
- a CDS encoding NAD(P)-dependent alcohol dehydrogenase (COG:Q;~EggNog:ENOG410PIJ6;~InterPro:IPR013154,IPR013149,IPR002328,IPR036291, IPR011032,IPR020843;~PFAM:PF00107,PF08240;~go_function: GO:0008270 - zinc ion binding [Evidence IEA];~go_function: GO:0016491 - oxidoreductase activity [Evidence IEA];~go_process: GO:0055114 - oxidation-reduction process [Evidence IEA]) — protein MTVNSTETTQALVLHGAKDLRLEPRPLSPPTGSEVQVAIRATGLCGSDLHYYTHGRNGDFVVREPMCLGHESSGIVTAIGPEVTTHAVGDRVALEVGFACRQCALCQQGRYNICPQMKFRSSAKLFPHLDGTLMERTNHPASLCHKLPSHVSYAGGALVEPLAVCLHAIRRSRPPTAEDVSLAQSLGEPTAALIFGAGAIGLLLASALAASQNFSSIVVADIDASRLAIADELGLGLKTTLIPKADPANPAPARDAPAAEQTAWALQNAQRVAGILKESAGVEKTGYARVYDCTGVPACVQAGIYAAGAGGVLVQIGMGHPVQTLPVGAAALREVDILGVFRYDGYAYPAAIELMASGKMDRVEKMVVTHRVALADGDRAFNLSGKGVDEEGRPVVKVVIESGSDA, from the exons atgacCGTCAACTCTACAGAAACCACCCAGGCCCTCGTCCTGCACGGCGCCAAAGATCTCCGCCTA GAACCGcgccctctctcccctccaaccgGCAGTGAAGTCCAAGTCGCCATTCGTGCCACTGGTCTCTGTGGCTCCGACCTGCACTACTACACCCACGGGCGGAATGGCGACTTCGTGGTGCGCGAACCCATGTGCCTGGGCCACGAATCCTCCGGCATCGTCACAGCCATCGGCCCCGAGGTAACCACCCACGCCGTGGGCGACCGCGTCGCCCTGGAAGTCGGCTTTGCCTGTCGTCAATGCGCCCTCTGTCAACAAGGGCGCTATAACATCTGCCCTCAGATGAAGTTCCGCAGCAGCGCGAAACTCTTCCCCCATCTCGACGGCACCCTCATGGAACGTACCAACCACCCCGCCTCCCTCTGCCACAAGCTTCCCTCTCACGTCTCCTACGCCGGCGGTGCCCTCGTTGAGCCCCTCGCCGTCTGTCTACATGCCATCCGCCGCTCCCGGCCCCCAACCGCCGAGGACGTCTCCCTCGCGCAGTCCCTCGGCGAACCCACCGCCGCCTTGATCTTCGGCGCCGGCGCTATCGGCCTCCTCCTGGCCTCTGCGCTGGCCGCCTCCCAgaacttctcctccatcgtGGTAGCAGACATTGATGCTTCCCGACTGGCTATTGCTGACGAGCTGGGACTGGGTCTAAAGACCACTCTCATCCCCAAGGCGGATCCCGCGAACCCCGCGCCAGCCCGCGATGCCCCGGCCGCCGAGCAGACGGCTTGGGCGCTGCAGAATGCCCAGCGCGTGGCGGGGATCTTGAAGGAGTCAGCGGGTGTGGAGAAGACAGGCTATGCGCGCGTGTACGATTGCACGGGTGTGCCGGCGTGCGTGCAGGCGGGAATCTATGCTGCGGGGGCGGGTGGAGTGTTGGTGCAAATTGGCATGGGCCATCCCGTGCAGACACTTCCTGTTGGAGCGGCGGCGCTGAGAGAGGTCGACATTCTGGGAGTGTTCCGGTATGATGGGTATGCGTATCCCGCGGCCATTGAGCTGATGGCGAGTGGGAAGATGGATCgtgtggagaagatggtggtgacGCATCGGGTGGCGCTGGCGGATGGGGATCGAGCGTTCAACCTGTCGGGCAagggagtggatgaggaggggaggccggtggtgaaggtggtaATTGAGAGTGGAAGCGATGCTTGA
- a CDS encoding uncharacterized protein (COG:S;~EggNog:ENOG410Q19E;~InterPro:IPR024206,IPR009101;~PFAM:PF11410;~SECRETED:SignalP(1-17)): MKFSIFATLAFLGLALASPAANSASNTATLPSGATCNKDGSMGNCQSGLCVQEENASTGTCQ, translated from the exons ATGAAGTTCTCCATCTTCGCTACTCTCGCCTTCCTCGGCCTTGCTCTTGCCTCTCCCGCCGCGAATTCCGCGAGCAACACTGCTACT CTTCCCTCTGGCGCAACCTGCAACAAGGACGGAAGCATGGGCAACTGCCAAAGTGGACTCTGCGTT CAAGAGGAGAACGCCAGCACTGGAACTTGCCAGTAA
- a CDS encoding uncharacterized protein (COG:S;~EggNog:ENOG410PT6M): protein MPLRITSSHKAVYVPSSDAAPDSSDLSELSEDDHIEPDDSDDETFFDQTGYEIGPAIATRQLSIHHYNVKEWDTRDAYRELYKHWKQTIIKSFAVEDTFHHEHSETHNHITVKALIPTWPGYMGFIRYSKITGTITFINADAYLLQSTHTPENDNDNAALFHFQYDRLKAIAYVLLVSGFNIQITSRNHIWTFNLPLTPDSSPPNKTIPWISCTVNTLTHTHTPNNTLTITITSQSPSSIPLLQPQTFRTWLRTSLHLTHPSQNKNTISTPHGTILLDPTHSGTLYLNGILLPGRNFPRAQYKYGYNFHYGIPTTSGRRLASPLHEIDLIGCIWDAAIREKPVYAVPRFVDMLLEGGDGDGDGRSWVVDVGGGGDGGLGDEAVEAVWWAIVVRGYGCHCEGEEAGEVRKMLGKEVVKVPLGLWGAFRRLGLVGRVSEEKGG from the exons ATGCCCCTCAGAATCACATCCAGCCACAAGGCCGTCTACGTGCCATCATCCGACGCAGCACCCGACTCATCCGACCTGTCCGAGCTATCCGAAGACGACCATATCGAACCTGACGACTCTGACGACGAAACCTTCTTCGACCAAACCGGCTACGAGATCGGCCCCGCAATAGCAACCAGACAGCTAAGTATACACCATTACAACGTGAAGGAATGGGATACTCGAGACGCGTACCGAGAACTGTACAAACATTG GAAACAAACAATCATCAAATCCTTCGCCGTAGAAGATACCTTCCACCATGAGCACTCAGAAACCCACAACCATATCACAGTCAAGGCCCTAATCCCAACCTGGCCCGGATACATGGGGTTCATCAGATACAGCAAAATAACAGGGACAATCACGTTTATTAATGCCGATGCCTACCTTCTACAATCCACACATACCCCAGAaaacgacaacgacaacgccgccctcttccacttccaatACGACCGACTCAAAGCCATAGCGTACGTCCTACTCGTCTCAGGATTCAACATCCAAATCACCTCCCGAAACCATATCTGGACATTCAACCTACCACTTACTCCTGATTCCTCTCCCCCAAACAAAACCATTCCATGGATATCATGTACCGTGAATACCCTAACCCATacccacacccccaacaacaccctcaccataaccatcacctcccaatccccttcctccatccccctcctacAACCACAAACCTTCCGCACCTGGCTCCGCACATCCTTGCAcctcacccacccatcccaaaacaaaaataccatctccaccccccacGGCACCATCCTCCTAGACCCCACCCACTCCGGAACCCTCTACCTCAACGGAATCCTCCTGCCGGGGCGCAACTTCCCCAGGGCACAATACAAGTATGGATATAACTTCCACTACGGGATACCCACTACGAGCGGACGACGACTAGCCAGCCCGTTACATGAGATTGATCTTATCGGCTGTATCTGGGATGCGGCGATTCGGGAGAAGCCGGTGTATGCGGTGCCGAGGTTTGTGGATATGTTgttggagggtggggatggggatggggatgggaggtcgtgggtggttgatgttggtggtggtggtgatggtgggttgggtgatGAGGCGGTTGAGGCGGTTTGGTGGGCGATTGTGGTTAGGGGGTATGGTTGTCAttgtgagggggaggag GCTGGTGAGGTTAGGAAGAtgctggggaaggaggtggtTAAGGTTCCGTTGGGTTTGTGGGGGGCGTTTCGGAGGTTGGGGCTCGTAGGGAGGGtttcggaggagaagggggggtAA